The DNA window TTCGGAGCCGCACAGCGACGATGGACGACCGTGCTGGACACCCAGAGCATGGGCCAACTCGCGACCCAGGCGGACGGACATCTGGTGTTGGTCTCGAGTGAAAACTCAGACGTCCACGTCTCTCGATTCAATCCCAAAGGCCAACGGCTCTGGCGCCAACGCTTTGGCGATGCCAACCACCAGTACGCCAGTGGTGTCGTCGTCGATGCGAAGGGCAACACCTTCATCACAGGCGACTTCTGGGGTGAGCTCGACTTGGGAGGAGGCCCCCTGCCCTGTCCTGGTGCGCCAGGGAGCCCGCGAGCCTTCGCCGCGAAACTCGATGCAACAGGGCGCCATGTCTGGAGCCGCTGCTTTGGAGACATGGGACAACAACAAACAGGAACCCTCGCACTGGCTCCCAACGGGGACGTGTTCGTCGGGGGCTATTTCGGAGGCAGCATCGACTTCGGAGACGGACCGATTCCCGTGAAGGGCACGGTGAACCAGTTCGTCGCGAGGCTGGGCCGCAACGATGGCGCCACGGTCTGGCATCAGCTCTACGAAACAGGCCTGGGCAATCTCGTCAGGCTCGCCTCGGACCGCGAAGGCAATCTCTTCATCAGCGACGCATACACCGACACGCTCAGCATCCATGGCGAGCCGTGGCTCTCCACCCCGGGATTCAATGCCTATGTCTTGAAGCTCAACCCACACGGCCAGCCCCTCTGGGCGAAGGACGTGGGTCCCGCGCACCAACAAACCGGATGGCGGCTCGCCGTGGACCGGGAGGGAAACCTCATCGGTGCGGGAGCCTTCTTCGGCACGCTGGACCTTGGCGGAGGTCCGCTCGTCAGCCAGGACCTGGATGTGTTTGTGGTCTCGTTGGACTCCGAGGGGAATCATCGCTGGAGCCGGCGATTCGGAGGTCCGGGCCCCGACTGGGGTCATGACGTGAACCTGGACCCCGAAGGCAACCCGGTGGTGACGGGCTCATTCACGGCGACCATCGACCTGGGCACCGGCCCCCTGACAAGCGCGGGTCTCGACGACATCTTCGTGATGAAGCTGGGGCGCCAAGGGACGACTCGCTGGAGCCGGGCCTTTGGGGACCTCGACAGCCAGACCGCGTATCGCGTCGTCAGCGCGGGCCGGCACGATGTGGTCCTCGGAGGACCCCTGGTTGGGACCATCGACTTCGGCTCGGGGCCTGTGACGCGGACGACGCCAAACGCCTCGTACCTCGCCCGCATCACCCCCAGGTAGACACCCGCCCGCCTCGGTACGGCTCAGCGGGCCACACGGCTGGGCCACACCGCGCGCAGCTCCTCCGCGCGGGGCAAGCCCTCCACGGCTCCGGGCTTCTCCACGACACGAGAGCCCACGTGGCACGCGAAGGTCGTCAGCGCGACCAGCTCCTCGCGCGTCGCGCTCTCGAGCGCACGGGCACCGCCGTACCAGCTCACGAGCCCATGCAGGAGGCCGGCGACGAATCCATCACCGGCCCCCGTGGTGTCCACCACGCGGACCTGTGGCGCCGGGACATGAATCCGCTCGCCCTTCCAGAGGAACAGCGCGCCCCTCGCCCCCAAGGTCACCACGGGCAGGCGCACGCCCAGCGCGGACAGCCTCGTCAGCGCCTCCTCGGGAGACTCGGTGCCCGTCACGAAGCCAATCTCCTCCTCGGACAGCTTCACGACGGTGCACAGCGGCAGCATCCGCGCGAGCAACCCCTTGAGCTGCGTCGGGTCCTCCCACGCATGCAGGCGGAGATTGGGGTCGCAGCTCACGATGCGGTCCGCTTCGCGCGCGATGCCGAGCATCCCCACCGTGGCCTCTTGAGCCTCGTCGCGCTGAAGGGAGTTGGAGCCGCAATGCACCGCCTTCGCGCGGCGAAGGAAGCCCGCGTCCACGTCGGCATTGGACAGGAGGAACTCCGCCGACCGGGTGCGGAAGAACGTGAAGCTGCGCTCCCCACGCGCGTCCAGGGAGATGAACACCAGCCCCGTGCGAGCATCCGTCGTCTGGCGCAGATGGCTCACGTCCACGCCTTCCTTCGCGAGCCGCTCTCGGAGGAAGTGGCCGAACTCATCCGCGCCCACCACGCCCAGCATCGCGGACCGCAGCCCCAATCGGGCCAGCCCCACCGAGACGTTGGCCGGAGAGCCTCCGGGGCATGGCTGCCACGAGGGAACGTCCCGCACGCGCAGGCCCTGCTCCGAGGGAAGGAAA is part of the Myxococcus landrumus genome and encodes:
- a CDS encoding carbohydrate kinase family protein, which gives rise to MSDGLPSPLDVVCFGETLVDFLPSEQGLRVRDVPSWQPCPGGSPANVSVGLARLGLRSAMLGVVGADEFGHFLRERLAKEGVDVSHLRQTTDARTGLVFISLDARGERSFTFFRTRSAEFLLSNADVDAGFLRRAKAVHCGSNSLQRDEAQEATVGMLGIAREADRIVSCDPNLRLHAWEDPTQLKGLLARMLPLCTVVKLSEEEIGFVTGTESPEEALTRLSALGVRLPVVTLGARGALFLWKGERIHVPAPQVRVVDTTGAGDGFVAGLLHGLVSWYGGARALESATREELVALTTFACHVGSRVVEKPGAVEGLPRAEELRAVWPSRVAR